The following are encoded together in the Myxococcus xanthus genome:
- the encB gene encoding encapsulin nanocompartment cargo protein EncB translates to MAGPPDSDLDDVARIRLVLARELETINEYEAYARASSNPEVRAFFQHLAAEEKEHVSEAVHMLRMLDSGQNDHFAKPFVPGHFQAAEAPAPATVHVPTPDGPAFSVNGRNGRLPSEPPTSLPPQRLLYGLPAPPPAVESHPLTVGSLRRGGGGSGSGR, encoded by the coding sequence ATGGCCGGCCCTCCCGACAGTGACTTGGACGACGTGGCGCGCATCCGCCTCGTGCTGGCACGTGAGCTGGAGACCATCAACGAGTACGAAGCCTACGCTCGTGCCTCCTCGAACCCCGAGGTCCGCGCGTTCTTCCAGCACCTGGCCGCCGAGGAGAAGGAGCACGTCTCCGAGGCCGTCCACATGCTTCGCATGTTGGACAGTGGTCAGAACGACCACTTCGCCAAGCCCTTCGTCCCCGGTCATTTCCAGGCCGCCGAGGCCCCTGCCCCCGCCACCGTCCATGTGCCCACACCGGACGGCCCGGCGTTCTCCGTCAACGGCCGCAACGGCCGGCTCCCCTCCGAGCCGCCAACGTCCCTGCCGCCCCAGCGGCTGCTGTACGGCCTGCCCGCGCCGCCGCCCGCCGTGGAGTCGCACCCGCTCACCGTGGGTTCACTGCGCCGGGGTGGCGGTGGTTCCGGCAGCGGTCGCTGA
- the murJ gene encoding murein biosynthesis integral membrane protein MurJ, which produces MTTSSPESPPPPIAPVAPPRPERSGGGAALVAAGILASRLMGLVRERVFAHYLGNTEVAAVFKAALRIPNFLQNLFGEGVLSGSFIPVYAQLLGRKDTETADRVAGAVFGILSLVTAVVVALGMVFTPLLVDAIAPGFQGQERELAVHLVRILFPGTGMLVLSAWCLGILNSHRRFLLSYLAPVVWNLVIIAALVAAGGRYEEEALVSVLAYAVVLGSFLQFAVQVPSVLKLMGRFRPTLSLAAEPVRQVLKNFGPVVLGRGVVQFSAWVDTAFASLISNRALSSLLYAQTIYLIPVSLFGMAVSAAELPEMSRATGEGADVAARLRQRIDGGARRICFWVVPSAAAFLFLGDMVAAALLQTGRFDAADSRYLWYLLMGAALGLVASTVGRLYASAFYALKDPKTPLRFAVVRVLVGTLGAWVLGLWLPGWLGVPQHLGALGLTLASGLVAWLEAGLLRRKLVKQLGPVGVPSGLLPRLWGAAVVAGLVAVGIKVGLTSLLGPMPGVSAEWGGGFLMPPRLHPVLGFAAVALPFGAVYFGMSAALGIPEAGTVLRKVGRKLRLVR; this is translated from the coding sequence GTGACCACGTCTTCGCCCGAGTCTCCGCCCCCGCCGATTGCGCCGGTTGCGCCTCCTCGTCCCGAGCGCTCTGGAGGTGGCGCCGCGCTGGTCGCGGCCGGCATCCTTGCTTCCCGGCTGATGGGCCTGGTGCGCGAGCGCGTCTTCGCCCACTACCTGGGTAATACGGAGGTCGCGGCCGTCTTCAAGGCGGCGCTGCGCATTCCCAACTTCCTGCAGAACCTGTTCGGCGAGGGCGTCCTCTCCGGCTCGTTCATTCCCGTCTACGCGCAGCTCTTGGGCCGCAAGGACACGGAGACGGCGGACCGGGTCGCGGGCGCCGTCTTCGGCATCCTGTCCCTGGTCACGGCGGTGGTGGTGGCGCTGGGCATGGTGTTCACCCCGCTGCTGGTGGATGCCATCGCGCCCGGTTTCCAGGGACAGGAGCGGGAGCTGGCCGTCCACCTGGTGCGCATCCTCTTCCCCGGCACAGGCATGCTGGTGCTGAGCGCCTGGTGCCTGGGCATCCTCAACAGCCACCGGCGCTTCCTCCTTTCGTACCTGGCGCCCGTCGTCTGGAACCTGGTCATCATCGCCGCGTTGGTGGCCGCGGGAGGCCGCTACGAGGAAGAGGCGTTGGTTTCGGTGCTGGCCTACGCCGTGGTGCTGGGCAGCTTCCTCCAGTTCGCGGTGCAGGTGCCCTCCGTCCTCAAGTTGATGGGCCGCTTCCGCCCGACGCTGTCGCTGGCGGCGGAGCCGGTGCGGCAGGTGTTGAAGAACTTCGGGCCGGTCGTGCTGGGGCGCGGCGTGGTCCAGTTCAGCGCGTGGGTGGACACGGCCTTCGCGTCACTCATCTCCAATCGCGCGCTGTCCTCGCTGCTCTACGCGCAGACCATCTACCTCATCCCGGTGAGCCTCTTTGGGATGGCGGTGTCCGCGGCGGAGTTGCCGGAGATGTCGCGCGCCACGGGGGAGGGCGCGGACGTGGCCGCCAGGTTGCGCCAACGCATCGACGGAGGCGCACGCCGCATCTGCTTCTGGGTCGTCCCGTCGGCGGCGGCCTTCCTCTTCCTGGGGGACATGGTGGCGGCGGCGTTGCTGCAGACAGGGCGCTTCGATGCGGCGGACTCGCGCTACCTCTGGTACCTGCTGATGGGGGCGGCGCTGGGATTGGTGGCCTCCACGGTGGGGCGTCTCTATGCCTCCGCCTTCTATGCGCTGAAGGATCCGAAGACGCCGCTGCGCTTCGCGGTGGTGCGCGTGCTGGTGGGTACCCTGGGCGCATGGGTGCTGGGCCTGTGGCTGCCGGGATGGCTGGGGGTGCCGCAGCACCTGGGCGCGTTGGGCCTCACCCTGGCCAGCGGCCTGGTGGCCTGGCTGGAGGCGGGACTGCTGCGCCGCAAGCTGGTGAAGCAGCTCGGGCCGGTCGGCGTCCCGTCTGGACTGCTGCCTCGCTTGTGGGGCGCCGCGGTGGTGGCTGGATTGGTGGCGGTGGGCATCAAGGTGGGCCTCACCTCGCTGCTCGGGCCGATGCCCGGTGTGTCGGCGGAGTGGGGGGGGGGCTTCCTGATGCCGCCGCGCCTGCACCCCGTTCTGGGCTTCGCGGCGGTGGCGCTCCCGTTCGGTGCTGTTTATTTCGGGATGTCAGCGGCCTTGGGCATCCCAGAGGCGGGAACGGTGTTGCGCAAGGTGGGGCGGAAGCTGCGTCTGGTGCGCTAA
- a CDS encoding S1 RNA-binding domain-containing protein, translating to MGPKKPKATFGDVMLGIPSGGARSEGGRGEQRGGGRGGERSGGGRGEREAQPRPAGGSPRDERGPRGGGERRGGGDRRPSGPMVVVKRASGAIETRGPVGDAPAEATATAEETTAAAESSAATPAPTPRPVIPTPAPTSALYEEVPEAQSFAEMFEAQAKEGGTPSRKGLRVGEKVRGTIFQLGADTAFVSVEGAAKSEAMIELRELKDDEGILRFGVGDTIDAHVVEVGAKGILLSRALAKGSANLALLAEARASGMPVEGLVLSVNKGGVEVAIGDIRAFCPISQLDLRYVEKPDQFIGEKLQFRVSEVRERNVVLSRRSLLEDEQRQLAAETRKNLAQGKIVKGKVTGVRDFGVFVDLGGVEGMIPVSELSYTRVGHPSDVVKVGDDVEVEILRMEAGQPNSPDKSKQKERITLSMRSRQEDPFQKALSEIKEGDRLQGKVVRLQQFGAFVELRPGVDGLVHISALSDRRIAHPRDVVKEGETIWVSVEKIDTQEKRIGLRRISEEEAQRPPEERTAPAAEAAAPAQPATPRPKVGQVVVGKVDRIEPYGVFLAFPGGKGLLPASETGTERGTDLRKHYSLGQEVKVAILDIDASGKIRLSVTAAIRAEERAEVEAWQKTQQPQGAGKKGFGTFADLLSKARK from the coding sequence ATGGGTCCCAAGAAGCCGAAGGCCACCTTCGGTGACGTGATGCTCGGCATCCCTTCCGGGGGAGCTCGCAGCGAGGGCGGTCGGGGCGAACAGCGTGGCGGTGGCCGAGGAGGCGAGCGCAGCGGCGGTGGCCGTGGTGAGCGCGAGGCCCAGCCGCGTCCGGCGGGTGGTTCGCCGCGCGACGAGCGGGGGCCCCGTGGCGGGGGCGAGCGCCGTGGCGGAGGCGACCGTCGTCCGTCGGGTCCCATGGTCGTCGTGAAGCGGGCGTCGGGTGCCATCGAGACGCGCGGCCCGGTGGGGGATGCTCCCGCCGAGGCGACCGCGACGGCCGAGGAGACGACCGCCGCCGCCGAATCCTCCGCCGCGACGCCGGCCCCCACGCCGCGTCCGGTCATTCCGACGCCGGCGCCGACCAGCGCGCTGTATGAGGAAGTTCCCGAGGCCCAGTCCTTCGCCGAGATGTTCGAGGCTCAGGCGAAGGAGGGGGGGACGCCCAGCCGCAAGGGCCTGCGCGTGGGCGAGAAGGTCCGTGGCACCATCTTCCAGCTCGGCGCGGACACCGCGTTCGTGTCCGTGGAAGGCGCGGCCAAGAGCGAGGCGATGATCGAGCTTCGCGAGCTGAAGGACGACGAGGGCATCCTGCGCTTCGGCGTGGGTGACACCATCGACGCGCACGTGGTGGAGGTGGGGGCCAAGGGCATCCTGCTCAGCCGCGCGCTGGCCAAGGGCAGCGCGAACCTGGCCCTGCTGGCCGAGGCCCGCGCTTCCGGCATGCCCGTCGAAGGCCTGGTGCTGAGCGTGAACAAGGGCGGTGTGGAGGTCGCCATCGGTGACATCCGCGCGTTCTGCCCCATCAGCCAGTTGGACCTGCGCTACGTGGAGAAGCCGGACCAGTTCATCGGTGAGAAGCTCCAGTTCCGCGTGAGCGAGGTCCGCGAGCGCAACGTGGTGCTGTCGCGCCGCTCGCTGCTGGAGGACGAGCAGCGGCAGCTGGCCGCGGAGACGCGCAAGAACCTGGCCCAGGGCAAGATCGTCAAGGGCAAGGTCACCGGCGTGCGCGACTTCGGCGTGTTCGTGGACCTGGGCGGCGTGGAGGGAATGATTCCCGTCTCCGAGCTCTCGTACACCCGCGTCGGCCACCCGAGCGACGTGGTGAAGGTCGGCGATGACGTTGAGGTCGAGATCCTCCGCATGGAGGCCGGCCAGCCCAACTCGCCGGACAAGTCCAAGCAGAAGGAGCGCATCACGCTGTCCATGCGCTCGCGCCAGGAGGATCCGTTCCAGAAGGCGCTGTCCGAAATCAAGGAAGGCGACCGCCTCCAGGGCAAGGTCGTCCGCCTGCAGCAGTTCGGCGCCTTCGTGGAGCTGCGTCCGGGCGTGGACGGTCTGGTCCACATCTCCGCGCTCAGCGACCGCCGCATCGCACACCCGCGCGACGTGGTGAAGGAAGGGGAGACCATCTGGGTGTCGGTGGAGAAGATCGACACGCAGGAGAAGCGCATCGGCCTGCGTCGCATCTCCGAGGAAGAGGCGCAGCGTCCTCCCGAGGAGCGCACGGCGCCCGCCGCTGAAGCCGCCGCTCCGGCGCAGCCCGCCACGCCCCGTCCCAAGGTGGGCCAGGTCGTCGTGGGCAAGGTGGACCGCATCGAGCCCTACGGCGTGTTCCTCGCGTTCCCGGGCGGCAAGGGCTTGCTGCCCGCGAGCGAGACGGGCACCGAGCGTGGCACCGACCTGCGCAAGCACTACTCGCTGGGCCAGGAGGTGAAGGTGGCCATCCTGGACATCGACGCGTCCGGGAAGATCCGCCTGTCCGTCACCGCCGCCATCCGCGCGGAGGAGCGCGCCGAGGTGGAGGCCTGGCAGAAGACGCAGCAGCCGCAGGGCGCGGGCAAGAAGGGCTTCGGCACCTTCGCGGATCTGCTCAGCAAGGCGCGCAAGTAA
- a CDS encoding aromatic alcohol reductase: MDADITHVLLVGGTGRFGGRLASALLARPGIHLHVLVRPGTRSDALVRLAEHGVTLVSGTLDDMRSLDSALEGVDAVVSAVSGPPEVQVAGQLRLLDSARRHGVIRFIPSDYSLDYTDADAGDAFMDAHRRVADAVVKSGVPHSFVLCGAFMETALSPQAQVFDFERGVVSYWGTGDEPFDVTAMADAARWVAEVVVDPHAAGRRLEFVGDVATVNDVAALYEALTGQRLRRLCRGSVEDLRRQLVRARPEGVSVQVSSAELSLLSQLAGKGRLREPANAEYPRLRPMTLRDFLEARWMVSTSARATLPLASQP, translated from the coding sequence ATGGACGCCGACATCACGCATGTCCTGCTGGTCGGAGGTACGGGGCGTTTTGGCGGCAGGTTGGCGTCGGCGCTGCTGGCGCGTCCCGGCATCCACTTGCATGTGTTGGTACGTCCGGGCACGCGCAGCGACGCGCTGGTGCGTCTGGCGGAGCATGGGGTGACGTTGGTGAGCGGGACGCTGGATGACATGCGCTCGCTCGATTCGGCCTTGGAGGGCGTGGATGCGGTGGTCTCCGCCGTGAGCGGACCACCCGAGGTGCAAGTGGCAGGGCAACTCCGGTTGCTGGACTCCGCGCGGCGGCATGGCGTCATCCGCTTCATCCCTTCGGACTACTCGCTGGACTACACCGACGCGGACGCGGGTGACGCCTTCATGGATGCGCACCGCCGTGTCGCGGACGCCGTGGTGAAGAGCGGCGTGCCGCACTCCTTCGTCCTCTGCGGCGCGTTCATGGAGACGGCGCTGTCGCCGCAGGCGCAGGTGTTCGACTTTGAGCGCGGCGTTGTCTCGTACTGGGGCACGGGGGACGAGCCCTTCGACGTCACCGCGATGGCGGATGCGGCGCGTTGGGTGGCGGAGGTGGTGGTGGATCCTCACGCCGCGGGCCGGCGGCTGGAGTTCGTGGGGGACGTGGCGACGGTGAATGACGTGGCCGCCCTGTACGAAGCGCTGACCGGTCAGCGCCTGCGCCGCCTGTGCAGGGGGAGTGTGGAGGACCTTCGCCGGCAGCTCGTGCGCGCACGGCCCGAAGGCGTGTCCGTTCAGGTGTCTTCAGCGGAGCTGAGTCTGCTCTCGCAGCTTGCGGGGAAGGGGAGACTGCGCGAACCGGCAAATGCCGAGTACCCGCGGCTCCGGCCCATGACGCTGCGCGACTTCCTTGAAGCACGGTGGATGGTGTCGACATCCGCGCGGGCGACGTTGCCACTCGCTTCACAGCCGTAG